A single genomic interval of Camelina sativa cultivar DH55 chromosome 11, Cs, whole genome shotgun sequence harbors:
- the LOC104727356 gene encoding ATP-dependent DNA helicase DDM1 isoform X2, translating into MVSLRSAKFTPAPEMVIDVETEKDASADSPTSVLNEEDNCEEKTATVVEEEILLAKNGDSSLISEAMAREEEQLLKIRKDEEQVNNAGSADAPDLNETQFTKLDELLTQTQLYSEFLLEKMEDITNNGIEGETQKAEPEKTGRGRKRKAASQINNRKAKRAVAAMISRDKEVGDTTNSDLTEEERVMKEQSELVPLLTGGQLKSYQLKGVKWLISLWQNGLNGILADQMGLGKTIQTIGFLSHLKGNGLDGPYLVIAPLSTLSNWFNEIARFTPSINAIIYHGDKKQRDELRRKHMPKTVGPKFPIVITSFEVAMNDAKKNLRHYPWKYVVIDEGHRLKNHKCKLLRELNHLKMENKLLLTGTPLQNNLSELWSLLNFILPDIFASHDEFESWFDFSDKNRNEATKEEGEEKRRAQVVAKLHGILRPFILRRMKCDVELSLPRKKEIIMYATMTDHQKKFQEHLVNRTLEEHIGQGWKGKLNNLMIQLRKNCNHPDLLQGQIDGSYLYPPVEQIVGQCGKFRLLERLLVRLFAKNHKVLIFSQWTKLLDIMDYYFSEKGFEVCRIDGSVKLDERRRQIKEFSDEKSSCRIFLLSTRAGGLGINLTAADTCILYDSDWNPQMDLQAMDRCHRIGQTKPVHVYRLATAQSVETRVLKRAYSKLKLEHVVIGKGQFHQERAKSSTPLEEEDILALLKDEETAEDKLIQTDISEEDLDRLLDRSDLTITLPGEKQADESFPVKGPGWEVVLPSTAGGMLSSLNS; encoded by the exons ATGGTTAGCCTACGCTCCGCAAAATTCACTCC GGCTCCGGAAATGGTCATCGACGTTGAAACGGAGAAAGACGCCTCTGCTGATTCACCCACTTCTGTTCTCAACGAAGAG GATAACTGTGAGGAGAAAACTGCTACTGTTGTTGAGGAAGAGATACTTCTAGCCAAAAATGGAGATTCGTCTCTTATTTCTGAAGCCATGGCTCGTGAGGAAGAGCAGCTGCTCAAAATTCGGAAAGATGAAGAGCAAGTCAACAATGCTGGATCTGCTGATGCTCCTGATTTGAATGAAACTCAGTTTACTAAACTCGATGAGCTCTTGACGCAAACTCAGCTCTACTCTGAGTTTCTCCTTGAGAAAATGGAGGATATCACCAAT AATGGTATCGAAGGTGAGACCCAAAAAGCTGAGCCCGAGAAGACTGGTCGTGGACGCAAAAGAAAGGCTGCTTCTCAGATAAACAAT AGAAAGGCTAAGAGAGCGGTTGCTGCTATGATTTCAAGAGATAAAGAAGTTGGTGACACCACCAACTCAGATCTgactgaagaagaaagagtcaTGAAAGAGCAGAGTGAACTAGTTCCTCTTCTCACTGGTGGGCAGTTAAAGTCTTATCAGCTTAAAGGTGTCAAATGGCTTATATCCTTGTGGCAAAATG GTTTGAATGGAATCTTAGCTGATCAAATGGGACTTGGAAAGACAATTCAAACGATTGGTTTCTTATCACATCTGAAAGGAAATGGGTTGGATGGTCCATATCTAGTCATTGCTCCTCTGTCTACTCTTTCAAATTGGTTCAATGAAATTGCTAG GTTCACGCCTTCCATTAATGCAATCATCTACCATGGAGATAAAAAACAAAGGGACGAACTCAGGAGGAAGCACATGCCCAAAACTGTTGGTCCGAAGTTCCCTATAGTTATTACATCATTTGAGGTCGCTATGAATGATGCTAAAAAAAATCTGCGGCACTATCCATGGAAATATGTTGTGATTGATGAG GGGCACAGGTTGAAAAACCACAAGTGTAAATTGCTGAGGGAACTAAATCACTTGAAGATGGAGAACAAACTTCTGCTGACAGGAACACCTCTGCAAAATAATTTGTCTGAGCTTTGGTCACTGTTGAATTTTATTCTGCCTGACATCTTTGCATCACATGATGAATTTGAATCATG GTTTGATTTTTCTGATAAGAACAGAAATGAAGCAAccaaggaagaaggagaagagaaaagaagagctCAA GTTGTTGCCAAACTTCATGGTATACTACGACCATTCATCCTTCGAAGAATGAAATGTGATGTTGAGCTCTCGCTTCCACGGAAGAAGGAGATTATTATGTACGCTACAATGACTGATCATCAGAAAAAGTTCCAGGAACATCTCGTGAATCGCACGTTGGAAGAACATATTG GTCAAGGCTGGAAAGGAAAGCTTAACAACCTGATGATTCAACTTCGGAAGAACTGCAACCATCCTGACCTTCTCCAGGGACAAATTGATGGTTCAT ATCTTTACCCTCCAGTTGAACAGATTGTTGGACAGTGTGGGAAATTTCGCTTATTGGAGAGATTGCTCGTCCGGTTATTTGCCAAAAATCACAAA GTCCTAATCTTCTCCCAGTGGACGAAACTTTTGGACATTATGGATTACTACTTTAGTGAGAAGGGGTTTGAGGTTTGCAGAATCGATGGCAGTGTGAAGCTGGATGAAAGGCGAAGACAG ATCAAAGAGTTCAGTGATGAGAAGAGCAGCTGTAGAATATTTCTCCTCAGTACCAGAGCCGGAGGACTCGGAATCAATCTTACTGCTGCTGATACATGCATCCTCTACGACAGCGACTGG AACCCTCAAATGGACTTGCAAGCCATGGACAGATGCCACAGAATTGGGCAGACAAAACCTGTTCATGTTTATAGGCTTGCAACGGCTCAGTCAGTAGAG ACCCGGGTTCTGAAACGAGCGTACAGTAAGCTTAAGCTGGAACATGTTGTTATTGGGAAAGGGCAGTTTCATCAAGAACGTGCCAAGTCTTCGACACCACTAGAG GAAGAGGACATACTGGCGTTGCTCAAGGACGAAGAAACCGCTGAAGATAAACTGATACAAACCGATATAAGCGAGGAGGATCTTGACAGGTTGCTTGACCGGAGTGACCTGACGATTACTTTACCGGGAGAGAAACAAGCTGATGAATCTTTTCCAGTGAAGGGTCCTGGTTGGGAAGTGGTTCTGCCTAGTACTGCAGGAGGAATGCTTTCTTCCCTTAACAGTTAG
- the LOC104727356 gene encoding ATP-dependent DNA helicase DDM1 isoform X3: MVSLRSAKFTPAPEMVIDVETEKDASADSPTSVLNEEDNCEEKTATVVEEEILLAKNGDSSLISEAMAREEEQLLKIRKDEEQVNNAGSADAPDLNETQFTKLDELLTQTQLYSEFLLEKMEDITNNGIEGETQKAEPEKTGRGRKRKAASQINNRKAKRAVAAMISRDKEVGDTTNSDLTEEERVMKEQSELVPLLTGGQLKSYQLKGVKWLISLWQNGLNGILADQMGLGKTIQTIGFLSHLKGNGLDGPYLVIAPLSTLSNWFNEIARFTPSINAIIYHGDKKQRDELRRKHMPKTVGPKFPIVITSFEVAMNDAKKNLRHYPWKYVVIDEGHRLKNHKCKLLRELNHLKMENKLLLTGTPLQNNLSELWSLLNFILPDIFASHDEFESWFDFSDKNRNEATKEEGEEKRRAQVVAKLHGILRPFILRRMKCDVELSLPRKKEIIMYATMTDHQKKFQEHLVNRTLEEHIGENTIRGQGWKGKLNNLMIQLRKNCNHPDLLQGQIDGSYLYPPVEQIVGQCGKFRLLERLLVRLFAKNHKVLIFSQWTKLLDIMDYYFSEKGFEVCRIDGSVKLDERRRQIKEFSDEKSSCRIFLLSTRAGGLGINLTAADTCILYDSDWNPQMDLQAMDRCHRIGQTKPVHVYRLATAQSVETRVLKRAYSKLKLEHVVIGKGQFHQERAKSSTPLEEEDILALLKDEETAEDKLIQTDISEEDLDRLLDRSDLTITLPGEKQADESFPVKGPGWEVVLPSTAGGMLSSLNS; encoded by the exons ATGGTTAGCCTACGCTCCGCAAAATTCACTCC GGCTCCGGAAATGGTCATCGACGTTGAAACGGAGAAAGACGCCTCTGCTGATTCACCCACTTCTGTTCTCAACGAAGAG GATAACTGTGAGGAGAAAACTGCTACTGTTGTTGAGGAAGAGATACTTCTAGCCAAAAATGGAGATTCGTCTCTTATTTCTGAAGCCATGGCTCGTGAGGAAGAGCAGCTGCTCAAAATTCGGAAAGATGAAGAGCAAGTCAACAATGCTGGATCTGCTGATGCTCCTGATTTGAATGAAACTCAGTTTACTAAACTCGATGAGCTCTTGACGCAAACTCAGCTCTACTCTGAGTTTCTCCTTGAGAAAATGGAGGATATCACCAAT AATGGTATCGAAGGTGAGACCCAAAAAGCTGAGCCCGAGAAGACTGGTCGTGGACGCAAAAGAAAGGCTGCTTCTCAGATAAACAAT AGAAAGGCTAAGAGAGCGGTTGCTGCTATGATTTCAAGAGATAAAGAAGTTGGTGACACCACCAACTCAGATCTgactgaagaagaaagagtcaTGAAAGAGCAGAGTGAACTAGTTCCTCTTCTCACTGGTGGGCAGTTAAAGTCTTATCAGCTTAAAGGTGTCAAATGGCTTATATCCTTGTGGCAAAATGGTTTGAATGGAATCTTAGCTGATCAAATGGGACTTGGAAAGACAATTCAAACGATTGGTTTCTTATCAC ATCTGAAAGGAAATGGGTTGGATGGTCCATATCTAGTCATTGCTCCTCTGTCTACTCTTTCAAATTGGTTCAATGAAATTGCTAG GTTCACGCCTTCCATTAATGCAATCATCTACCATGGAGATAAAAAACAAAGGGACGAACTCAGGAGGAAGCACATGCCCAAAACTGTTGGTCCGAAGTTCCCTATAGTTATTACATCATTTGAGGTCGCTATGAATGATGCTAAAAAAAATCTGCGGCACTATCCATGGAAATATGTTGTGATTGATGAG GGGCACAGGTTGAAAAACCACAAGTGTAAATTGCTGAGGGAACTAAATCACTTGAAGATGGAGAACAAACTTCTGCTGACAGGAACACCTCTGCAAAATAATTTGTCTGAGCTTTGGTCACTGTTGAATTTTATTCTGCCTGACATCTTTGCATCACATGATGAATTTGAATCATG GTTTGATTTTTCTGATAAGAACAGAAATGAAGCAAccaaggaagaaggagaagagaaaagaagagctCAA GTTGTTGCCAAACTTCATGGTATACTACGACCATTCATCCTTCGAAGAATGAAATGTGATGTTGAGCTCTCGCTTCCACGGAAGAAGGAGATTATTATGTACGCTACAATGACTGATCATCAGAAAAAGTTCCAGGAACATCTCGTGAATCGCACGTTGGAAGAACATATTGGTGAGAATACTATCCGTG GTCAAGGCTGGAAAGGAAAGCTTAACAACCTGATGATTCAACTTCGGAAGAACTGCAACCATCCTGACCTTCTCCAGGGACAAATTGATGGTTCAT ATCTTTACCCTCCAGTTGAACAGATTGTTGGACAGTGTGGGAAATTTCGCTTATTGGAGAGATTGCTCGTCCGGTTATTTGCCAAAAATCACAAA GTCCTAATCTTCTCCCAGTGGACGAAACTTTTGGACATTATGGATTACTACTTTAGTGAGAAGGGGTTTGAGGTTTGCAGAATCGATGGCAGTGTGAAGCTGGATGAAAGGCGAAGACAG ATCAAAGAGTTCAGTGATGAGAAGAGCAGCTGTAGAATATTTCTCCTCAGTACCAGAGCCGGAGGACTCGGAATCAATCTTACTGCTGCTGATACATGCATCCTCTACGACAGCGACTGG AACCCTCAAATGGACTTGCAAGCCATGGACAGATGCCACAGAATTGGGCAGACAAAACCTGTTCATGTTTATAGGCTTGCAACGGCTCAGTCAGTAGAG ACCCGGGTTCTGAAACGAGCGTACAGTAAGCTTAAGCTGGAACATGTTGTTATTGGGAAAGGGCAGTTTCATCAAGAACGTGCCAAGTCTTCGACACCACTAGAG GAAGAGGACATACTGGCGTTGCTCAAGGACGAAGAAACCGCTGAAGATAAACTGATACAAACCGATATAAGCGAGGAGGATCTTGACAGGTTGCTTGACCGGAGTGACCTGACGATTACTTTACCGGGAGAGAAACAAGCTGATGAATCTTTTCCAGTGAAGGGTCCTGGTTGGGAAGTGGTTCTGCCTAGTACTGCAGGAGGAATGCTTTCTTCCCTTAACAGTTAG
- the LOC104727356 gene encoding ATP-dependent DNA helicase DDM1 isoform X1 codes for MVSLRSAKFTPAPEMVIDVETEKDASADSPTSVLNEEDNCEEKTATVVEEEILLAKNGDSSLISEAMAREEEQLLKIRKDEEQVNNAGSADAPDLNETQFTKLDELLTQTQLYSEFLLEKMEDITNNGIEGETQKAEPEKTGRGRKRKAASQINNRKAKRAVAAMISRDKEVGDTTNSDLTEEERVMKEQSELVPLLTGGQLKSYQLKGVKWLISLWQNGLNGILADQMGLGKTIQTIGFLSHLKGNGLDGPYLVIAPLSTLSNWFNEIARFTPSINAIIYHGDKKQRDELRRKHMPKTVGPKFPIVITSFEVAMNDAKKNLRHYPWKYVVIDEGHRLKNHKCKLLRELNHLKMENKLLLTGTPLQNNLSELWSLLNFILPDIFASHDEFESWFDFSDKNRNEATKEEGEEKRRAQVVAKLHGILRPFILRRMKCDVELSLPRKKEIIMYATMTDHQKKFQEHLVNRTLEEHIGENTIRGQGWKGKLNNLMIQLRKNCNHPDLLQGQIDGSYLYPPVEQIVGQCGKFRLLERLLVRLFAKNHKVLIFSQWTKLLDIMDYYFSEKGFEVCRIDGSVKLDERRRQIKEFSDEKSSCRIFLLSTRAGGLGINLTAADTCILYDSDWNPQMDLQAMDRCHRIGQTKPVHVYRLATAQSVETRVLKRAYSKLKLEHVVIGKGQFHQERAKSSTPLEEEDILALLKDEETAEDKLIQTDISEEDLDRLLDRSDLTITLPGEKQADESFPVKGPGWEVVLPSTAGGMLSSLNS; via the exons ATGGTTAGCCTACGCTCCGCAAAATTCACTCC GGCTCCGGAAATGGTCATCGACGTTGAAACGGAGAAAGACGCCTCTGCTGATTCACCCACTTCTGTTCTCAACGAAGAG GATAACTGTGAGGAGAAAACTGCTACTGTTGTTGAGGAAGAGATACTTCTAGCCAAAAATGGAGATTCGTCTCTTATTTCTGAAGCCATGGCTCGTGAGGAAGAGCAGCTGCTCAAAATTCGGAAAGATGAAGAGCAAGTCAACAATGCTGGATCTGCTGATGCTCCTGATTTGAATGAAACTCAGTTTACTAAACTCGATGAGCTCTTGACGCAAACTCAGCTCTACTCTGAGTTTCTCCTTGAGAAAATGGAGGATATCACCAAT AATGGTATCGAAGGTGAGACCCAAAAAGCTGAGCCCGAGAAGACTGGTCGTGGACGCAAAAGAAAGGCTGCTTCTCAGATAAACAAT AGAAAGGCTAAGAGAGCGGTTGCTGCTATGATTTCAAGAGATAAAGAAGTTGGTGACACCACCAACTCAGATCTgactgaagaagaaagagtcaTGAAAGAGCAGAGTGAACTAGTTCCTCTTCTCACTGGTGGGCAGTTAAAGTCTTATCAGCTTAAAGGTGTCAAATGGCTTATATCCTTGTGGCAAAATG GTTTGAATGGAATCTTAGCTGATCAAATGGGACTTGGAAAGACAATTCAAACGATTGGTTTCTTATCACATCTGAAAGGAAATGGGTTGGATGGTCCATATCTAGTCATTGCTCCTCTGTCTACTCTTTCAAATTGGTTCAATGAAATTGCTAG GTTCACGCCTTCCATTAATGCAATCATCTACCATGGAGATAAAAAACAAAGGGACGAACTCAGGAGGAAGCACATGCCCAAAACTGTTGGTCCGAAGTTCCCTATAGTTATTACATCATTTGAGGTCGCTATGAATGATGCTAAAAAAAATCTGCGGCACTATCCATGGAAATATGTTGTGATTGATGAG GGGCACAGGTTGAAAAACCACAAGTGTAAATTGCTGAGGGAACTAAATCACTTGAAGATGGAGAACAAACTTCTGCTGACAGGAACACCTCTGCAAAATAATTTGTCTGAGCTTTGGTCACTGTTGAATTTTATTCTGCCTGACATCTTTGCATCACATGATGAATTTGAATCATG GTTTGATTTTTCTGATAAGAACAGAAATGAAGCAAccaaggaagaaggagaagagaaaagaagagctCAA GTTGTTGCCAAACTTCATGGTATACTACGACCATTCATCCTTCGAAGAATGAAATGTGATGTTGAGCTCTCGCTTCCACGGAAGAAGGAGATTATTATGTACGCTACAATGACTGATCATCAGAAAAAGTTCCAGGAACATCTCGTGAATCGCACGTTGGAAGAACATATTGGTGAGAATACTATCCGTG GTCAAGGCTGGAAAGGAAAGCTTAACAACCTGATGATTCAACTTCGGAAGAACTGCAACCATCCTGACCTTCTCCAGGGACAAATTGATGGTTCAT ATCTTTACCCTCCAGTTGAACAGATTGTTGGACAGTGTGGGAAATTTCGCTTATTGGAGAGATTGCTCGTCCGGTTATTTGCCAAAAATCACAAA GTCCTAATCTTCTCCCAGTGGACGAAACTTTTGGACATTATGGATTACTACTTTAGTGAGAAGGGGTTTGAGGTTTGCAGAATCGATGGCAGTGTGAAGCTGGATGAAAGGCGAAGACAG ATCAAAGAGTTCAGTGATGAGAAGAGCAGCTGTAGAATATTTCTCCTCAGTACCAGAGCCGGAGGACTCGGAATCAATCTTACTGCTGCTGATACATGCATCCTCTACGACAGCGACTGG AACCCTCAAATGGACTTGCAAGCCATGGACAGATGCCACAGAATTGGGCAGACAAAACCTGTTCATGTTTATAGGCTTGCAACGGCTCAGTCAGTAGAG ACCCGGGTTCTGAAACGAGCGTACAGTAAGCTTAAGCTGGAACATGTTGTTATTGGGAAAGGGCAGTTTCATCAAGAACGTGCCAAGTCTTCGACACCACTAGAG GAAGAGGACATACTGGCGTTGCTCAAGGACGAAGAAACCGCTGAAGATAAACTGATACAAACCGATATAAGCGAGGAGGATCTTGACAGGTTGCTTGACCGGAGTGACCTGACGATTACTTTACCGGGAGAGAAACAAGCTGATGAATCTTTTCCAGTGAAGGGTCCTGGTTGGGAAGTGGTTCTGCCTAGTACTGCAGGAGGAATGCTTTCTTCCCTTAACAGTTAG